In one window of Haloimpatiens sp. FM7315 DNA:
- a CDS encoding cell wall-binding repeat-containing protein translates to MFVVSGQYYEDALSVSPIASKLGYSIVLVGKTSIPDVVKSYIKSKNCEINVVGGSDVINADVVRDLRANKVYNGATKCDRNVAIINDYKDKLDLSKLYIASDKGFADALSGSALAGLNNNPIILVGNNNKDIVNSFIKNNDNIKNINILGGEGAVSEDIVNSIVNTEDTSDKTDKKEETISIKQTVKVPDTLFGNYEIRINSIESTNERNEFSYSNPYEVYKINYTYKLLSKGEDSMGVFLFQPFDAIDSKGEVGYSYPNSGLAPEELKITGSKCSAEAFIGVNNETNYLTLTLDYMHNGEIFHVTFKVPTK, encoded by the coding sequence ATGAAGACGCCCTAAGTGTTTCACCTATAGCAAGCAAATTAGGCTATTCTATAGTGCTTGTAGGAAAAACATCCATACCTGATGTTGTTAAAAGCTACATAAAATCAAAGAACTGTGAAATAAATGTAGTTGGAGGATCAGATGTTATTAATGCTGATGTAGTTAGAGATTTAAGAGCTAATAAAGTGTATAATGGGGCGACAAAGTGTGATAGAAATGTAGCCATTATAAATGATTATAAAGATAAATTGGATTTAAGTAAATTATATATAGCTAGTGACAAAGGTTTTGCTGATGCTCTAAGTGGAAGTGCTTTAGCTGGGTTAAATAATAATCCTATTATATTAGTTGGAAATAATAATAAGGATATTGTAAATAGTTTTATTAAAAACAATGATAATATCAAAAATATAAATATATTAGGGGGAGAGGGCGCTGTTAGTGAAGATATAGTAAATAGCATTGTAAATACTGAAGACACAAGCGATAAAACTGACAAAAAAGAAGAGACTATATCTATAAAACAGACTGTTAAAGTACCAGATACTTTATTTGGAAATTATGAAATAAGGATTAATAGTATAGAATCAACAAATGAAAGAAATGAATTTAGTTATAGTAATCCTTATGAAGTGTATAAAATAAATTACACTTATAAGCTTTTAAGTAAAGGTGAAGATAGCATGGGAGTATTTTTATTTCAGCCTTTTGATGCTATAGATAGTAAAGGCGAGGTAGGATATAGCTATCCTAATAGTGGACTTGCTCCTGAAGAATTAAAAATAACAGGAAGTAAATGTAGTGCAGAGGCATTTATAGGAGTAAATAATGAAACGAACTATTTAACATTAACATTAGATTATATGCATAATGGTGAAATTTTCCACGTAACATTTAAAGTACCAACTAAATAA
- a CDS encoding DUF3955 domain-containing protein, protein MKKYIVSLIFIIIGIGCGVAYNIIGSEIAADGTLVEPFFLIPFSFIFCLIGLIIAMVVTIKSFVLKSKVVKK, encoded by the coding sequence ATGAAGAAATATATTGTATCTTTAATATTTATTATCATTGGAATTGGTTGTGGTGTTGCTTATAACATAATAGGATCTGAAATTGCAGCAGATGGAACTCTTGTAGAACCTTTTTTCTTAATACCTTTTAGTTTTATATTTTGTCTTATAGGTCTTATAATTGCAATGGTAGTAACCATAAAATCATTTGTTTTAAAATCAAAAGTAGTTAAAAAGTAA
- a CDS encoding uroporphyrinogen decarboxylase family protein: protein MINYENILRKERIKNFYEGNDVDRVPFYTNATIYSGVLGKLSSKEFYLNPELSYSTQRLVLDIHHCDGSPSFDFPGYTGLMFGGEIEYKDNPYVSIPLIKPRVKSISDIEKIKVPNLEIDIEENLKFKFFKILNEKGVSIPISMGSPLEIVSNICDITLLVKLFRKDTEALHRLLRCATDYLKLMGNITINMFGIDKCYCSSNFPIESLISTKLFENHSLPYFLEVYEYFRSKGVKSYSLHLCGNHNRNLEIFRHIGLPDRTFISLDEKIDMDKASSIFGEKYILAGNVSSNSLLNGTYKEVYSISKDIIIKNKSRKGGFALMPSCTLPPYTPPLNLYAMYKACEDFGKY from the coding sequence TTGATTAATTATGAAAATATTTTAAGAAAAGAAAGAATTAAAAATTTCTATGAAGGCAATGACGTAGATAGAGTACCTTTTTATACAAATGCAACGATATATTCAGGTGTGCTCGGAAAACTGAGTTCTAAAGAATTTTATTTAAATCCAGAGCTTTCCTATAGTACGCAAAGATTGGTTTTAGATATTCATCACTGTGACGGGAGTCCTTCTTTTGATTTCCCGGGGTATACTGGTTTGATGTTTGGTGGAGAAATTGAGTACAAAGATAATCCATATGTGTCAATTCCTTTGATTAAACCAAGAGTTAAATCAATTAGTGATATAGAAAAAATAAAAGTTCCAAATTTAGAGATAGATATTGAAGAAAATTTAAAATTTAAATTTTTTAAGATTTTAAATGAAAAGGGTGTATCAATACCCATAAGCATGGGCTCACCATTAGAGATAGTTAGTAATATCTGTGATATTACTTTACTTGTAAAGCTATTTCGAAAAGACACTGAAGCATTACATAGACTTCTAAGATGTGCTACAGATTATCTAAAGTTAATGGGGAATATTACAATAAATATGTTTGGCATAGACAAGTGCTATTGTTCATCTAATTTTCCCATAGAATCTTTGATTTCAACAAAACTATTTGAAAACCATTCTTTACCATATTTTCTCGAGGTATACGAGTACTTTAGAAGTAAAGGTGTAAAAAGCTATTCTCTCCATTTATGTGGAAATCACAACAGAAATTTAGAAATTTTTAGACATATAGGTTTACCAGATAGAACCTTTATAAGCTTAGATGAAAAAATAGATATGGATAAAGCATCCTCAATTTTTGGAGAAAAATATATTTTAGCTGGTAATGTTTCTTCAAATAGTCTATTAAACGGCACTTACAAAGAGGTGTATAGTATTTCAAAGGATATAATTATCAAAAATAAAAGCAGAAAAGGTGGATTTGCACTTATGCCATCTTGTACACTACCACCCTATACTCCGCCTTTAAATTTATATGCTATGTATAAAGCCTGTGAAGACTTTGGAAAATACTGA
- a CDS encoding DUF169 domain-containing protein: MELSEKISILPSILNLKRQVVGVKIIKNKENYDFIEAKQIKNKITYCYMIKLATYGKHFKAKAENFLCDGASKALGLMTVPDNVISGQVYESLGLYENREVAKEAQRDVKYIKEKNYGVEIFSLNNFPAKEFDVAIIIDSSYKIMRLMQGYSYYYGVNKNISFSGNQGICSEATAVPYINDDVNASMLCSGTRFFAKWNEDDIAFGIPYSKMSKVIDGVINTINPTESDEKKQEIIKKLKDKDINLNIELGKNYYI; this comes from the coding sequence ATGGAATTAAGCGAGAAAATTAGCATTCTACCTAGTATTTTAAACTTAAAAAGACAAGTTGTAGGTGTAAAAATTATAAAAAATAAGGAAAACTACGATTTCATTGAAGCAAAGCAAATAAAAAATAAAATAACTTATTGTTATATGATAAAGCTTGCTACTTATGGGAAGCATTTCAAAGCCAAAGCTGAAAACTTCCTATGTGATGGAGCTTCAAAGGCACTAGGTCTAATGACTGTTCCTGATAATGTAATTTCTGGGCAAGTGTATGAATCTTTAGGATTATATGAAAATCGAGAGGTAGCAAAAGAAGCCCAAAGAGATGTTAAATATATAAAGGAAAAGAATTATGGAGTGGAGATATTTTCTTTAAATAATTTTCCAGCAAAAGAATTTGATGTAGCAATTATTATTGATTCTTCTTATAAAATTATGAGACTTATGCAAGGATATTCCTATTATTATGGGGTAAATAAAAATATAAGTTTTAGCGGAAATCAGGGAATATGTTCTGAGGCTACCGCTGTTCCTTATATTAATGATGATGTTAACGCATCTATGTTATGTTCAGGAACAAGATTTTTTGCTAAGTGGAATGAAGATGATATAGCTTTTGGAATACCATATAGTAAAATGAGCAAAGTAATAGATGGAGTTATAAATACTATTAATCCTACAGAATCTGATGAAAAAAAGCAAGAAATTATTAAGAAATTAAAAGATAAAGACATAAATTTAAACATTGAACTGGGAAAAAATTATTATATTTAG
- a CDS encoding ABC transporter permease has protein sequence MVEYILSNQDKIIQYTLLHVSLTVSSVLFSLILWVPLGIYMTRNERLAKFVLAISNILYCVPSISMFALLITVPFLGLGRKSAVLALVLYSMMPMTRSVYTGIKNVDVSLIEAMRGMGLNKRQIFFEVQLPMAIPSIFSGFRIMTIMITSTATLATYIGEKNLGRLISQGLSRSNMDMVLTGAVLVSVIAVLLDFILLIIENKLSWYNVKAGEN, from the coding sequence TTGGTAGAGTATATTTTAAGTAATCAAGATAAGATAATTCAATATACATTGCTTCATGTTTCTTTGACAGTTTCATCCGTATTATTCTCTTTGATTTTATGGGTTCCTTTAGGAATATATATGACAAGAAATGAGAGATTGGCTAAATTTGTTTTAGCTATAAGTAATATTTTGTACTGTGTTCCATCTATATCCATGTTTGCGCTTTTAATAACTGTTCCTTTTTTAGGACTTGGAAGGAAGTCGGCGGTGCTTGCTTTGGTTTTATACTCAATGATGCCTATGACAAGAAGTGTTTATACTGGAATTAAAAATGTAGATGTTTCCTTAATTGAGGCTATGAGGGGAATGGGATTGAATAAAAGACAAATTTTCTTTGAAGTTCAGCTACCTATGGCAATTCCTTCTATATTTTCTGGATTTAGAATAATGACTATAATGATTACAAGTACAGCAACCCTTGCAACCTATATTGGTGAAAAAAACTTAGGAAGATTAATATCACAAGGTTTGTCTAGAAGTAATATGGACATGGTTTTGACTGGGGCAGTTCTTGTGTCTGTAATTGCAGTGTTATTAGATTTTATACTACTAATAATAGAAAACAAACTAAGTTGGTATAATGTTAAGGCTGGTGAAAATTAA
- a CDS encoding ABC transporter ATP-binding protein, whose translation MIIMKNVKKYYEGQKTPAINDLNLNIETGKLTVFLGKSGCGKSTTLKLINRMIHATSGSIEINGKDIKDFNENNLRRDIGYVIQDIGLLPNKTVEQNISIVPKLKKWSKEDIKKRVRELILMIGLDPDTDGKKYPRQLSGGQMQRVGVARGLAANPEIILMDEPFGAVDPILRSKLQDDLLKIQKAEKKTICFVTHDIDEAIKLGDKIAIFNEGSVVQCDDPLTILMNPKNDFVKEFMGETRVLEAFKIVSLQDLVKGREEKIVEVNEDKKIKLKADCKLYRALSKLIEKDKSVITIIDNDNNFINEISINEIAKYLYKEK comes from the coding sequence ATGATTATTATGAAAAATGTTAAAAAATACTATGAAGGTCAGAAAACACCTGCAATTAATGATTTAAATTTAAATATTGAAACTGGTAAATTAACGGTGTTTTTAGGTAAATCTGGATGCGGGAAATCTACTACTTTGAAATTGATAAATAGGATGATTCACGCTACAAGTGGGTCTATTGAAATAAACGGCAAAGATATAAAGGATTTTAATGAAAACAATTTGCGAAGAGATATAGGGTATGTTATACAGGACATTGGTTTATTGCCAAATAAAACTGTAGAACAAAATATATCTATAGTTCCAAAATTAAAAAAGTGGAGTAAAGAAGATATAAAAAAGAGAGTAAGGGAACTTATTCTCATGATAGGGCTTGATCCTGATACTGATGGAAAAAAGTATCCGAGACAGTTAAGCGGTGGGCAGATGCAAAGAGTTGGAGTTGCAAGAGGACTTGCTGCTAATCCGGAGATCATTCTAATGGATGAGCCTTTTGGAGCAGTTGATCCAATATTGAGATCCAAACTTCAAGATGATTTGTTAAAAATTCAAAAAGCGGAAAAGAAGACAATATGTTTTGTAACTCATGACATTGACGAGGCTATTAAACTTGGAGATAAAATAGCTATATTTAATGAGGGTAGTGTGGTTCAATGTGATGACCCGCTGACTATTTTAATGAATCCGAAAAATGATTTTGTTAAAGAATTTATGGGTGAAACTAGAGTTTTAGAGGCATTTAAAATTGTTAGTTTACAGGATTTAGTTAAAGGAAGAGAAGAAAAAATAGTAGAAGTAAATGAAGATAAAAAGATAAAATTAAAAGCAGATTGCAAATTATATAGAGCATTATCAAAATTAATTGAGAAGGACAAAAGTGTCATAACTATAATTGATAATGATAATAATTTTATTAATGAGATTTCAATAAATGAGATAGCAAAATATTTATATAAGGAGAAGTAA
- a CDS encoding ABC transporter permease, translating to MSVHRAINALTKLVPINLAIHMGLVFTSLFLAIIIGISLGVLLSRQKLKIVSNIVLQMLNVLQTIPPFAFVAISLPLLGFGYKPTIIVLVCQGVLPIIKGTMVGILQVNSKTREAAKGLGMTNFEILKELELPMSMPYILSGVKMSSTYVVSVATLAGFVGAGGLGTLISSGIAMLYPEYLLIGASLCAIIALVMNFILDKIEKKILFMEFGDAKGLQCKN from the coding sequence ATGAGTGTACATAGAGCCATAAATGCCTTAACAAAACTAGTTCCAATTAATTTAGCTATTCATATGGGCTTAGTTTTTACTTCTCTATTTTTAGCCATTATTATTGGGATATCTTTAGGAGTTCTTTTAAGTCGACAAAAACTGAAGATAGTATCTAATATAGTATTGCAGATGTTAAATGTGCTTCAAACTATACCACCTTTTGCTTTTGTAGCAATATCATTACCTTTGCTTGGATTTGGATACAAGCCAACTATTATAGTACTAGTGTGTCAAGGAGTACTTCCGATTATCAAAGGAACTATGGTTGGAATATTGCAGGTTAATAGCAAAACGAGAGAAGCTGCTAAAGGCCTTGGAATGACGAATTTTGAGATTTTAAAAGAGTTAGAACTTCCAATGTCTATGCCTTATATTTTAAGTGGTGTGAAAATGTCATCCACATACGTTGTAAGTGTAGCTACTCTTGCAGGTTTTGTAGGTGCAGGTGGTCTTGGAACATTAATATCTAGTGGAATTGCTATGTTATATCCAGAGTATTTGTTAATTGGGGCAAGTTTATGTGCCATAATAGCCTTAGTGATGAATTTTATATTAGATAAAATAGAAAAAAAGATATTGTTTATGGAGTTTGGAGATGCTAAGGGATTACAATGTAAAAATTAA
- a CDS encoding glycine betaine ABC transporter substrate-binding protein, which translates to MIKKISTILAVLLCFSFLGGCGKSESEKSKSKGEITIGSKTFTESLVLGNIMVKYLKSLGYTVNDETGLGETAIIRKAITSGEVDGYYEYTGTGLMQFMKHDPVYDAKKCYELISKWDKDNGITWLPYSKANNTYVMVVTKELAKKYNLKNVSDLAKAYNEGNDITLVTAAESYERPDMMPRLMSVYGFNVPVKNRLNVELGLFYEALKNGKADVATGFATDGNIKKDGYVALEDDKNAFAVYSITPVFRTEILEKYPDIKEEISKLTKLLNDEVVMDLNSKVDIDKQSVEKVADEFLKANKLTK; encoded by the coding sequence ATGATAAAAAAAATATCAACAATTTTAGCGGTATTACTATGTTTTTCTTTTTTAGGTGGATGTGGTAAATCAGAAAGTGAAAAATCTAAATCAAAAGGTGAAATAACAATAGGCTCTAAGACTTTTACAGAGAGTTTAGTTTTAGGAAATATTATGGTTAAGTATCTAAAAAGTCTAGGATATACTGTAAACGATGAAACTGGCCTTGGAGAAACTGCTATTATAAGAAAGGCTATTACTTCAGGTGAGGTTGATGGATATTATGAATATACAGGAACTGGTCTTATGCAGTTTATGAAGCATGATCCTGTATATGACGCTAAGAAATGTTATGAACTTATAAGCAAATGGGATAAAGATAATGGTATAACATGGTTACCTTATTCTAAAGCTAATAACACTTATGTAATGGTTGTTACAAAGGAACTTGCAAAAAAATATAACCTTAAAAATGTAAGTGATCTTGCAAAAGCATACAATGAAGGAAATGATATTACTTTAGTAACAGCTGCAGAGTCTTATGAAAGACCAGATATGATGCCAAGACTTATGAGCGTTTATGGATTTAATGTACCTGTTAAAAATAGATTAAATGTGGAATTAGGATTATTTTATGAAGCTTTAAAAAATGGTAAAGCTGATGTTGCTACAGGTTTTGCAACAGATGGAAACATTAAAAAAGATGGTTATGTTGCTCTTGAAGATGATAAAAATGCCTTTGCTGTATACAGCATAACTCCAGTTTTTAGAACAGAAATATTAGAAAAATATCCAGATATTAAAGAGGAAATATCAAAATTGACTAAGTTACTTAACGATGAAGTTGTTATGGATTTAAATTCTAAAGTGGATATTGATAAACAATCTGTAGAGAAAGTTGCAGATGAATTTTTAAAAGCAAACAAATTAACAAAATAA